The window TGATCCAAGTCGTGATTTGGAAAGTAACTTTGAGGCTATGACGGCATCTCTTACAGAGGTGAAAAGTGGTAGTGTAACAACTGCAGTCCGTGACACAACCATCGATGGTCTTGAAATTCATGAGAATGATAACCTTGGTATGGTTGATGGCAAGATTGTGGTGTCCAATCCAGATATGATGGAAACACTTGTTGCTACCTTTGAGAAAATGCTGGACGAAGATAGCGAAATCGTAACGATCTATATCGGTGAAGATGGAGATGAGGAATTGGCTCAGACACTTGCAGACCAATTAGAAGAACAATTTGAAGATATCGAGGTGGAAATCCATCAAGGAAATCAACCGGTTTATCCATATCTTTTCAGTGTAGAATAAGTAAACTCGCAGGCCTAGGCTTGCGAGTTTTTGTGTCGATTTGTCTACAATTTCCAGTAGACCTATGACAAAGCCGAATGGCTATGGTATAATAACAAGTATGTATAGTCAAAATGAAAATGAATTGATTGCCATTGGCGAGCGAATTGGTAGGGCTTGTAAGGCCAATCAAGTGCTAGTCCTGTCGGGCGATTTAGGTGCAGGCAAGACAACATTGACCAAGGGGTTGGCTATGGGTTTGGATATTGACCAGATGATTAAAAGTCCGACTTATACCATTGTCCGTGAGTATGAAGGTCGAATGCCTCTCTATCACTTGGATGTCTATCGGATTGGTGACGATCCGGATTCTATTGATTTAGATGATTTTCTCTATGGTTGTGGTGTGACGGTTATCGAATGGGGAGAATTGTTGGATGCTAGTCTTTTGGATGACTATTTGCTCATTCGTATCGAGAAGGAAGAAGACGGTCGTCGTCTGACTTTTAAGGCTCATGGGGCTAAAAGTCAAGTATTGGCTGAGGAAATACAGAATGACTGAAAAAGAAGTATATTTTAGCGAGGCTGAGCCAGCTGATGCGGTGGCCTTTATTGATTTTATGAACCAAGTGGCTAGAGAATCGGATTATCTGGTCATGGATGAATCAGGCTTTCGGTTTAGTCCTGAAGAGATGGAAAGGATTTTTGAAGCTGGCATTGAAAATCCTAGTGAACTGTGTTTGCTAGCAAAAGTTGGTTCAGAGGTTATCGGCGCCATCTCAGTCAAGTCTTCTAAGCAGTTTCGGATCAGCCATATCGGGAATATTTTCATTGCGATAAAAAAAGATTACTGGGGACATGGTTTGGGGACCATTTTACTGGATGAGGTCATCGAGTGGGCTCAGGAAATGGACCTCCTCAAGCGTCTGGAATTAACTGTTCAGGTGCGCAATCAAGCGGCAGTCCACCTCTATCAGAAGATGGGCTTTGTGATTGAAGGGACCCAAGTGAGAGGGGCTAGAACAGATGAAGGGGAATGGCTTGACCTCTATTACATGGGCAGGCTGATTGGTGAATGATGACAATTGGAAAAAAAATAGTCTTAATGTCTTTGGCGATTATAGTTCTGACACTTGGAGCTGGATTTGCCTATGGGATTAGTTTGTTAAACTTTTCGACAGATGCGATTTCAAAAACCTTTAGGCGGTTAGGTGGCGAAGAGGAAATTACGCCTATTGATGCAACGGAGCCTCTTACCATTCTCTTGATGGGGGTGGATATGGACCAGGCTACTCGTGGTGGCGTTTGGGAGGAAGGTCGAAGTGACTCCATGATTTTGGTGACGGTCAATCCCAAAACTAAGGAAACCACTATGATGAGTTTGACGCGTGATATCATGGTGGAGATTGCTGAAGCCAATGGAGAATCAACAGGAACAGTGGAGAAACTCAATCATTCCTATAGCTACGGTCAGGCTCCTATGGCGATTGCGACTATTGAAAAGATGATGGATATTGATATTGATCGCTATATTGAAATCAATATGGATGGTCTAGTCGAGCTAGTTGATGCAGTAGGTGGGATTGAAGTCAATAATACACTAGGTTTCCCGATTTCCATTTCAGAGTATGAACCAGCCTATACGGCAATTGTTCCAACAGGTAAACGTCTGGTAAATGGTGATCAGGCTCTGGTCTATGCTCGCATGCGTTATGATGATCCGGAAGGAGATATCGGTCGCCAACGTCGTCAGCGTGAGGTTATTACTGCTATTGTCAAGAAACTTCTACAACTAGATGGCTTTACCCAGTATAAGAAAATTTTAACAGCTATTTCCAACAACATGCGGACGGATATTGAAATCAGTACGGCAACGATACCAGAACTTTTAGGATACAAGGACTCAATTAGGAATTTACATTCCTACCAATTGAGAGGAATTGATGAGCTTGTTGATGAAATCTATTACCAGCTACCTCCTACCCAGCATTTGCTAGAGATGCAAAATATCTTGAAGACTTCTATTGGTTTAGAAGCAAAGACGGATCTCCTAACAAATGTTAAGGTTTATGAGGGGCAGATGGGCTTGTCTAGTCCAATCAACGTCTATAATGCTTATACAGATTTACTAGAACTTGAGGCCAGTCCTTGGGCGGAAGTGATTGATTTGGAGACGATGACGGGGACGGTCGCTACTGATGCAAGTGACTTACAAGTCAGTGAAGAGCAGTTTGATTCTGTTGTAGTTGAGACTACAGAAACAGAAATATCTGGAACAACCGAGGTTGGAACAGAAATACAAACAGAAGAAGGACAATAAAAAATGAGGTTGGATTTCCAATCTCATTTTCTTTGTCCTATTTTTCGTCTTCTTTTTTATATTTTGCCATTACTTTTTGGATTTCTTCTAGATTTCCTGTAATACTTTGCTGATAGACACGGCTTTTGTACTGTAAATCATTTGCTAGACTTTCTAGTGGCTCTTTGAAATTTTGGATGATGGCAAGTTGTTCCTGGATATTGGCTTTGCTTGTTTCCATATCAGTCATAATTTGCTTGGTATCCTTGACTTCTTTGGCAATTTTTTCTCGGTTGGAGATAGCCAGATAGGTAGCACTAGCAGCAGATAGGGCTAAGAGGAGGTTGCGAAGTTTCATCTTATTCTCCTAAATAGAGTTCTTGAGCCAGATTGGCTAGGGCAGGAAAATCAGGTTCATTGACCGTAAATTGAATGTCCAGACCATCGTTCTGGTCAAAGCGAGGCAGGAGATGGATATGGGTGTGGAAGACGGTTTGTCCAGCTGCTTCTTCATTGTTGTTGACAATATTTAAACCGCTTGCCCCTAATTTTTCCTTCAGTTGACGAGCAATTGCTGGAACAGCTGCAAAGACTTGACCAGCTGCCTCGGCGTCCATATCTAAGACATTACGATAGTGTTTTTTGGGAATGACTAGGGTATGTCCCTTGGTGACCTGAGTAATGTCTAAAAAGGCAAGAACTTGGTCATCTTCATAGACCTTGGAGGCTGGGATTTCCCCAGCTACAATTTTACAAAAAATACAATCTGACATAATACGCCCTCTTTCTCGGATTTCTGTTATAATAATTATATCAAATTATAGGAATAAATGTATGTTAGAAGTTAAAAATGTAACAGGGGGCTATGTCAATATCCCTGTCTTGAAAGATGTGTCTTTTTCTGTTAAAGACGGAGAACTCGTCGGCTTAATTGGTCTAAATGGTGCGGGGAAATCAACGACTATCAAGGAAATCATCGGCCTCTTGACGCCTTATCAGGGGCAAATTTTGATCGATGGCCAAGGGCTAGCTCAGGCTCCTGAAATTTATCGGAAGAAGATTGGTTTTATCCCTGAGACACCTAGTTTATACGAGGAGTTGACGCTAAAAGAGCACTTGGAAGTGGTGGCAATGGCTTACGATTTGCCATGGGAAGCTGCTTGGGAGATAGCAGAGAGATTGCTGAAAATCTTTCGTTTGAATGAGAAATTAGATTGGTATCCGGTTAATTTCTCTAAGGGCATGAAACAAAAGGTCATGATTATCTGTGCCTTCCTGGTAGAGCCAAGTTTGCTAATCGTTGATGAGCCATTTTTGGGTTTGGACCCAGTTGCCATTGCAGATTTGATTGCTCTCTTGGAAGAGGAAAAGGTAAAGGGGACTTCTATCCTCATGTCCACTCACGTTTTGGACTCGGCTGAAAAGATGTGTGATTCCTTTGTGATTTTGCATCAAGGACAGGTGAGGGCAATTGGAAACTTAGCAGATTTGCAGTCCCAATTTGGTATGGAAGGGTCTAGTTTAAATGATATTTATCTGGCCTTGACCCAAGAAGGAGCGGTCGGATGAAAGCTTTGTTTCAAAAACGCAGACGAGGTTTTCTAGGACGTTGTTCCAAGTATCTGCGCTATGTCTTGAATGATCATTTTGTCTTGGTTCTCATGGTTTTTCTGGGATTTTTGAGTTTGCAGTATCGACAACTCTTGATAGCTTTTCCTGAAAATACTTGGCCCCTTATTCTGATTGTTCTTGCCATCAGTTTCTTGATTTTGTTTTCAGGTAGAATGGCGACTTATTTGGAAGAAGCTGACCAGATTTTCCTATTAACTAGGGAGAAGGAAGTCTTAGAAGAATTTGAAGCTGCAAGCCGTCGTTCATTCGTGCTTTGGTCTGGATTGCAGGTCTTGCTCCAGCTTCTGCTCTTACCCATTTATCTGAAGCTGGGTTTGGAAATCTGGATGGTGGTTGTTTATATAGTGGTCTTGCTTGTTGCCAAGTATTTTCTAGTAAAATACCAGCTAGCAACCTACCAGCAACAAGGTGTTTTGAACTGGTCAACAGCCATTCAGGATGAGCAGAAGAGAAAGCAAACTATCCTGCGCTTCTTTGCTCTCTTTACGACCGTTAAAGGAATTAGTGCGACCGTCAAGCCAAGAAGGTATTTGGATGGCATCTTGCGTTTGCTACATTCTCGCCAAACCTGGTTCTATCTCTACTTGAGGGCATTTTTACGGGCTGGAGATTATTTTGGTCTCAGCTTGCGCCTGTTCTTGCTAATCCTTCTGTCCTTGGTAGCCATTGACGAGGCATGGCTCTCTCTTGGTTTGGTATTGGTCTTTCATTATCTGCTCCTCTTTCAGCTGTTGGGGCTCTATAAGCACTATGATTACCAGTACCTAACTCAGCTTTATCCTTTGGATAAAAAAAGGAAGATGAAAGATTTTCAGCACTTGCTTCGGGTTATTTTATATGGGCTCTTAGTCGTGGAAACGGTAGTCGCTCAGCTATTTATCCAAGAAAAAATCATGGTAGCCATTTTACCAATCGTATGTATTTTTCTACATGAAGTTTATTTACCGATAAAATTGAAAAAAATTGATTGACTAAATAGCTGAAAATTAGTAAAATAGTAGGGAATTTTTAAAGGAGGTAAGGCATGCAGTTTGATACCAGTGGGCTACAGTTACAGTCTATTGCAGGAAATAGTGGCAAAGCGTTTAAGGGCCTACGGTCAGACGGAACGCAAGTCTTTGTAAAGTATGAAATGCCTCCTATCGTGTCTGCACTGGCTCGCGAACAAATTACACCGCCTGTTTTGTCGGCAAATCGGGAGGTAGGAATGGGTCACCGTGTGGAGCAAGAATGGCTCAATGGTCGTACCTTGGAACGTCAGGATATGATTAGCAAGCAGGTTCGCCAAATTTTAGTGCGGATGCATTTTTCGCGCATCTTGCTCAATCAGGCCTTGCAAATGAATTATACCTATCTAGAGCCTAAGGATTTGGTCCGTCGTTGGCAGGATGAAGTACCACCTATTTTACTTCAAAATTCTTACTTACAATCGGTTTGTCAGGATTTGTTGAACAATCTGCCGAGGTTCCGTCAGGAGCTAGCAACCTTTGTACATGGTGATTTGCACCATAGCAACTGGGTTGAAACAACTTCAGGTTTCATTTATTTGACGGACTGGGAAACAGCCTGTGTGACCGATCGTATGGTTGATGTGGCCTATATTTTGACCCACTACATTCCACGTCAGGCTTGGGAAGAGTGGCTTCGTGCTTATGGCTACAAGTATAATCAAACCGTCTTGAATAAGATTTATTGGTATGGTCAATTGGCCTACCTCAATCAAATTGCCAAGCATGTTGAAAGTTACAACACCTTGGCAGCTAATAGAGAAATTTACGCTCTGCGTCAATTCCGTCAGAGTTTTTATAGGGAAGTATGAGAGTTAGAAATCGTAAGGGGGCCAGTGATCTCCTAGCAAATAATCCCCAGTATGTTATCTCCAATCCAGAGGAGTGTAAGGGGAAATGGGCAGAAATTTTCGGGAATGATAATCCCATTCATATTGAGGTTGGGTCTGGTAAAGGTCGATTTGTGACAGGCATGGCAGCACAAAATCCGGATATTAACTACATCGGTATTGATATTCAGATGACGGTCTTGAGCTATGCCTTGGACCGAGTGCTTGAAGCAGGTCTACCAAACATTAAACTCTTGCAGGTTGATGGATCTAGCTTGACCAACTATTTTGCCCCAGCGGAAATTGATCAGCTCTATCTAAACTTTTCTGATCCATGGCCAAAGAAACGCCATGAAAAACGTCGGTTGACTTATAAGTCTTTCTTGGATACCTACAAGGAAATCTTGCCTGAGAATGGGGAAATTCATTTTAAGACAGACAACCGTGGTTTATTTGAATATAGTTTGGCTAGCTTTTCCCAATACGGTATGGTCTTGAAACAGGTCTGGTTAGACCTTCATGCGGATGGCTTGGAAGGTAATGTCATGACGGAGTACGAGGAGAAATTCTCAAACAAGGGTCAGGTCATCTATCGTGTGGAAGCAAGATTTTAATAAGATAAGCAAATAAGGAATCCATTTGGGCTCCTTATTTTTATGTGGTGAGGTAGGTAACGTTTACAATTTCTATCCTTATCGTTTTCCTTTACAGGTGTTCGAAATTATGATAGAATACAGAGTAGAAATAAAGAGAAAAGGGGGTTGACGTCAGTCAACCCTTTCCCTGTATGCAGATTGCAGCAGGTTAGAATTGTAAAAGGAGGTGCCTATGTCATCAATTGTTGATTTAGTCACGGCTACCATTGCACCAGCTATCCAGGCTCCCTATGAGTTGGTAGATGTGGAATATGGCAAAATGGGTGGTGACTATGTCCTGTCTATTTTCATTGATAAGGAAGGGGGGATTTCCCTTCAGGATACGGCAGATTTATCAGAAGTCATTAGTCCACTCTTGGACACCATTCATCCGGATCCTTTCCCAGAGCAGTATATGCTTGAGGTAACAAGTCCAGGTTTGGAACGTCCCTTGAAGTCAGCGGATGCAGTTGCCCAGGCTGTTGGGAAATACATCCATGTCAAGCTCTATCAGGCCATCGACAAGATTAAGGTTTTTGAAGGAACTCTAATGTCCTTTGATGGAACAGACTTGGTTATGGAGTACATGGATAAGACCCGTAAAAAAGAAGTGACCATTCCATATTCAACAGTAGCTAAGGCACGTTTGGCCGTTAAAATTTAAGTGTAAGAAAGGACCTTTTGACATCAAAAGGAAATCAAAATGAGTAGAGAAATGCTAGAAGCCTTCCGTATTTTAGAGGAAGACATGGGTATTAACAAGGCGGATATTATTGATGCAGTGACAGAATCACTTCGTTCTGCTTATAAGCGCCGCTATGGACAAGCTGAGTCAGCAGTTATCGAGTTTGACGAGAAGAAGGCTGATTTCCACGTATATACTGTCCGTGAAGTAGTGGATGAGGTCTTTGATAGCCGTTTGGAAATCAGCCTCAAGGATGCCTTGGCCATCTCAACTGCTTATGAAATGGGTGATAAAATCAAATTCCCAGAAGATCCAGCAGAATTTGGTCGCGTAGCTGCTCAATCAGCTAAACAGACCATCATGGAAAAAATGCGCAAGCAAAAGCGTGCCATTACCTTTAATACCTACAAGCAACATGAGAATGAAATCATGTCTGGTACGGTAGAGCGTTTTGATAATCGCTTTATCTATGTCAACCTTGGTACCATTGAAGCACAGTTGTCAAAACAAGATCAAATTCCAGGTGAGGTTTTCCAATCACATGACCGTATTGAAGTCTATGTTTACAAGGTAGAAGACAATGGTCGTGGGGTGAACGTATTTGTCAGCCGTAGCCATCCAGAGATGATCAAACGCCTCATGGAACAGGAAATTCCTGAAGTATATGATGGAACTGTTGAAATCATGAGTGTTGCCCGTGAAGCTGGTGACCGTACGAAAGTGGCTGTCCGTAGTCACAATCCAAACGTGGATGCTATCGGGACTATCGTTGGTCGCGGTGGTTCAAATATCAAGAAAATCACCAGCAAATTCCACCCAGCTCGCTACGATGCTAAAAATGACCGCATGATTCCGACTGAGGAAAATATCGATGTCATCGAGTGGGTAGCAGATGAAGCGGAATTTATCTACAATGCTCTCGCACCTGCAGAGGTTGACCAAGTATTGTTTGATACAGAAGATGGCAAGCATGCTACGGTTGTTGTGCCAGATGATAAATTGTCACTAGCAATTGGTCGTCGTGGTCAGAACGTTCGCTTAGCAGCCCATTTGACAGGATTCCGTATCGACATCAAGTCTGCTTCCGAATATGAGGCATTTGAGGCGGCTCAATATGCAACAGATGAGCTTGTAGAAGAAGTCACAGAAGAACTAGAATAAGACAAAAGGAGCAACCATGGCAAAAGCTAGAAAAATACCCTTGCGCAAGTCTGTGGTGTCCGGTGAAATCATCGACAAACGGGATTTGCTCCGTATTGTAAAAAATAAAGAAGGTCAAGTATTTATCGATCCAACAGGCAAGGCAAATGGTCGCGGAGCTTATATCAAACTAGATAATGTTGAAGCTGCTCAAGCTAAAAAGCGTCGTGTCTTTGACCGTTCATTTAGCATGGAAGTAGCTGAAGAGTTCTACGATGAATTGATTGCCTATGTTGATCACAAGGTCAAAAGGAGAGAGCTTGGACTGGAATAAGAAACAGAAAATCTTAAATTTATTGGGGTTGGCTCAACGGGCAGGTCGCTTGGTTTCAGGTGAGGATCTGGTTGTTGAAGCTATTCAAAAAGGGCAGGCGAAATTGGTTTTTTTGGCTGATGACGCTGCTGGAAATTTAAGTAAAAAAGTAACAGATAAAAGTCATACCTATCAAGTAGAAGTTGTAACAGTGTTTTCAACACTGGAATTGAGTGCAGCTGTCGGCAAGGCTAGGAAGGTTCTTGCAGTGACAGACGCTGGATTTACAAAGAAGATGAGGTCTATTATGGAATAGAACAGGAGGACAAGGCATTGTCTAAGAAGAGATTGAATGAAATTGCCCGAGAATTAGGCGTAAGTAGCAAGGAAGTTGTTGCTAAGGCTCAAGAATTGGGTTTTGAAGTCAAAAGCCATGCTTCAAGTGTAGATGAAGCAAGTGCCAAACGTTTGGCTGACAGCTTTACTAAGAAAGCAGAAGTTCCAAAAACAGTAGAGAAGGTTCAGTCTGTTGAGAAACCGACTGAAAGCAAGGCTCCAGTAGCAAAGCAAGAAGCACCCGCTCCAGCTACCAAGGAAGAACCGAAGGCAGTTGCTCCAGCAGCACCTCACCGCCCTCAGAGCCGTAACTTTAAGGCGGAACGTGAAGCGCGTGCCAAGGAACAAGCAGCTAAGCGAGCTCAGGGCAGAGGCGGTCAAGGCAAACAAGGTCAAGATCGTCGTGACAACCGTCAGCAAGGCCAAGGCCGTCCAAGTAATGAACGCAATGAGCGTCGTGATAACAGACGTGAGCAGGGTTCAGACAAGCGTAGGGACAATCGTTTTGGTGACCGTTACGATAATCGTGACAATCGTCGTCAAGACAACCGTTCTACTCAATCAGCACGTTTTGAGCAAAAAGAGGTTGCAAAACCAGCAGCTCCTAAGATTGACTTCAAAGCGCGTGCAGCAGCCTTAAAAGCAGAGCAAAATGCAGAATACGCTCGTACCAGCGAAGAACGGTTCCGTCAGGCGCAGGAGGCTAAAAAGCAACCGAAAAAGCCTAAGGAAATCAAGTTCGAAGAACCGGTGATTGAAAGCAAGCCATTTGTCAAACCAACACCAGTCGCAGCGGTGCCTGAGAAGGTTGCAGAAAGTGCTCTAGATACCCGTCGTAAAAAACAAGCTCGACCAGACAAGAAACGTGACTTTAATAGTGACGAAGAAGATGGTCCACGGAAACAACAAAGAAATCGAAATAGTCAAAATCAAGTGAGAAATCAAAGAAATAGTAACTGGAATAACAACAAGAAAAACAAAAAAGGCAAGAGTAACCAACCTGTCAAGCCAGCAACTGAACGCAAGTTCCATGAATTGCCAACAGAATTTGAATACACAGCTGGCATGACCGTTGCAGAAATTGCAAAACGGATCAAGCGTGAGCCTGCTGAAATCGTCAAGAAACTCTTCCTCATGGGAGTTATGGCAACTCAGAACCAATCTCTAGATGGCGACACCATCGAACTCCTTATGGTAGATTATGGAATTGAGGCCAAGGAAAAGGTTGAGGTCGATAACGCTGACATTGAACGTTTCTTCGTCGAAGAAGGTTACCTCAATGAAGAGGAAATGGTTGAGCGTCCACCTGTTGTGACCATCATGGGACACGTTGACCACGGTAAGACAACCCTTTTGGATACCCTTCGTAATTCTCGTGTGGCTACAGGGGAAGCTGGTGGTATCACCCAGCATATTGGTGCCTACCAAATCGAAGAAAATGGCAAGAAAATTACCTTCTTGGATACGCCTGGACACGCGGCCTTTACATCTATGCGTGCTCGTGGTGCCTCTGTTACCGACTTGACCATCTTGGTCGTTGCAGCAGATGATGGTGTTATGCCACAGACCATTGAGGCCATCAACCACTCCAAAGCTGCCAATGTTCCAATCATTGTTGCCATCAACAAGATTGACAAGCCAGGTGCCAACCCAGAACGTGTCATCGGTGAATTAGCTGAACACGGTGTTATCTCAACTGCCTGGGGCGGTGAGTCTGAATTTGTAGAAATCTCAGCTAAGTTCAACCAAAATATTGATGAGTTGTTGGAAACAGTCCTTCTTGTAGCTGAGATCCAAGAACTGAAGGCAGACCCAACTGTACGTGCTATTGGTACGGTTATCGAAGCGCATTTGGATAAAGGAAAAGGTGCCGTTGCAACCCTTCTTGTTCAACAGGGAACTCTTAATGTTCAAGACCCAATCGTTGTCGGAAATACCTTCGGTCGTGTTCGTGCCATGACCAATGACCTTGGCCGTCGTGTCAAGGTAGCTGGTCCATCTACACCGGTTTCGATCACTGGTTTGAACGAAACGCCAATGGCTGGCGATCACTTCGCTGTCTATGAAGATGAGAAATCTGCGCGTGCAGCTGGTGAAGAGCGTGCCAAGCGTGCCCTTCTCAAACAACGTCAGGCAACCCAACGTGTCAGCCTTGAAAACCTCTTTGATACCCTTAAAGCAGGTGAAGTTAAGTCTGTCAACGTCATTATCAAGGCCGATGTACAAGGTTCTGTAGAGGCCCTTGCAACCTCTCTTCAGAAAATCGAAGTGGAAGGCGTGCGCGTCAATATCGTTCACTCTGCAGTAGGTGCCATCAACGAATCGGATATTACCCTTGCGGAAGCATCGAACGCACTCGTTATCGGTTTCAACGTTCGTCCAACTGCTGAAGCTCGTAGTCAAGCAGAAGCAGATGATGTAGAAGTACGTCTCCATAGCATCATCTATAAGGTGATTGAAGAGATGGAAGATGCCATGAAAGGGATGTTGGATCCTGAGTTTGAAGAAAAAATCATCGGTGAAGCTATCATCCGTGAAACCTTTAAAGTTTCTAAAGTCGGAACGATCGGTGGTTTCATGGTTGTACGTGGTAAGGTTACCCGTGATTCAAGTGTTCGTGTTATCCGAGATGGCGTTGTTATCTTCGACGGTAAATTGGGCAGCTTGAAGCGTTACAAGGATGATGTGAAAGAAGTTGGTAACGCCCAAGAAGGTGGTTTGATGATTGAAAACTACAACGACATCCGTGTAGATGATACCATCGAAGCCTACATCATGGAAGAAATTAAGAAATAAGAGCTTTTAAAAAAGCAAGGGTATCAAGGGAACTGAGATATTTGTTTTACCGATGCCCTCTTATGAAACAATGTTAAGCTGAGGAAACTCAGCTTTTCTATCATCTAAGAAAGGAATGACTATGGCAAACCATTTTCGAACAGACCGTGTTGGGATGGAAATCAAGCGCGAAGTCAATGAGATTTTGCAGAAGAAAGTCCGGGATCCTCGTGTGCAAGGTGTGACCATCACTGATGTGCAGATGGTCGGAGATTTGTCTATGGCCAAGGTTTACTATACCATTATGAGTGACCTGGCTTCTGACAATCAA is drawn from Streptococcus sp. 29892 and contains these coding sequences:
- a CDS encoding HIT family protein, whose product is MSDCIFCKIVAGEIPASKVYEDDQVLAFLDITQVTKGHTLVIPKKHYRNVLDMDAEAAGQVFAAVPAIARQLKEKLGASGLNIVNNNEEAAGQTVFHTHIHLLPRFDQNDGLDIQFTVNEPDFPALANLAQELYLGE
- the ccrZ gene encoding cell cycle regulator CcrZ, whose protein sequence is MQFDTSGLQLQSIAGNSGKAFKGLRSDGTQVFVKYEMPPIVSALAREQITPPVLSANREVGMGHRVEQEWLNGRTLERQDMISKQVRQILVRMHFSRILLNQALQMNYTYLEPKDLVRRWQDEVPPILLQNSYLQSVCQDLLNNLPRFRQELATFVHGDLHHSNWVETTSGFIYLTDWETACVTDRMVDVAYILTHYIPRQAWEEWLRAYGYKYNQTVLNKIYWYGQLAYLNQIAKHVESYNTLAANREIYALRQFRQSFYREV
- the tsaE gene encoding tRNA (adenosine(37)-N6)-threonylcarbamoyltransferase complex ATPase subunit type 1 TsaE, producing the protein MYSQNENELIAIGERIGRACKANQVLVLSGDLGAGKTTLTKGLAMGLDIDQMIKSPTYTIVREYEGRMPLYHLDVYRIGDDPDSIDLDDFLYGCGVTVIEWGELLDASLLDDYLLIRIEKEEDGRRLTFKAHGAKSQVLAEEIQND
- the rimP gene encoding ribosome maturation factor RimP, whose product is MSSIVDLVTATIAPAIQAPYELVDVEYGKMGGDYVLSIFIDKEGGISLQDTADLSEVISPLLDTIHPDPFPEQYMLEVTSPGLERPLKSADAVAQAVGKYIHVKLYQAIDKIKVFEGTLMSFDGTDLVMEYMDKTRKKEVTIPYSTVAKARLAVKI
- the nusA gene encoding transcription termination factor NusA, with the protein product MSREMLEAFRILEEDMGINKADIIDAVTESLRSAYKRRYGQAESAVIEFDEKKADFHVYTVREVVDEVFDSRLEISLKDALAISTAYEMGDKIKFPEDPAEFGRVAAQSAKQTIMEKMRKQKRAITFNTYKQHENEIMSGTVERFDNRFIYVNLGTIEAQLSKQDQIPGEVFQSHDRIEVYVYKVEDNGRGVNVFVSRSHPEMIKRLMEQEIPEVYDGTVEIMSVAREAGDRTKVAVRSHNPNVDAIGTIVGRGGSNIKKITSKFHPARYDAKNDRMIPTEENIDVIEWVADEAEFIYNALAPAEVDQVLFDTEDGKHATVVVPDDKLSLAIGRRGQNVRLAAHLTGFRIDIKSASEYEAFEAAQYATDELVEEVTEELE
- the rnpM gene encoding RNase P modulator RnpM, yielding MAKARKIPLRKSVVSGEIIDKRDLLRIVKNKEGQVFIDPTGKANGRGAYIKLDNVEAAQAKKRRVFDRSFSMEVAEEFYDELIAYVDHKVKRRELGLE
- a CDS encoding chemotaxis protein — encoded protein: MKLRNLLLALSAASATYLAISNREKIAKEVKDTKQIMTDMETSKANIQEQLAIIQNFKEPLESLANDLQYKSRVYQQSITGNLEEIQKVMAKYKKEDEK
- a CDS encoding LCP family protein; this translates as MTIGKKIVLMSLAIIVLTLGAGFAYGISLLNFSTDAISKTFRRLGGEEEITPIDATEPLTILLMGVDMDQATRGGVWEEGRSDSMILVTVNPKTKETTMMSLTRDIMVEIAEANGESTGTVEKLNHSYSYGQAPMAIATIEKMMDIDIDRYIEINMDGLVELVDAVGGIEVNNTLGFPISISEYEPAYTAIVPTGKRLVNGDQALVYARMRYDDPEGDIGRQRRQREVITAIVKKLLQLDGFTQYKKILTAISNNMRTDIEISTATIPELLGYKDSIRNLHSYQLRGIDELVDEIYYQLPPTQHLLEMQNILKTSIGLEAKTDLLTNVKVYEGQMGLSSPINVYNAYTDLLELEASPWAEVIDLETMTGTVATDASDLQVSEEQFDSVVVETTETEISGTTEVGTEIQTEEGQ
- a CDS encoding YlxQ-related RNA-binding protein, which encodes MLITRSKGESLDWNKKQKILNLLGLAQRAGRLVSGEDLVVEAIQKGQAKLVFLADDAAGNLSKKVTDKSHTYQVEVVTVFSTLELSAAVGKARKVLAVTDAGFTKKMRSIME
- the trmB gene encoding tRNA (guanosine(46)-N7)-methyltransferase TrmB, yielding MRVRNRKGASDLLANNPQYVISNPEECKGKWAEIFGNDNPIHIEVGSGKGRFVTGMAAQNPDINYIGIDIQMTVLSYALDRVLEAGLPNIKLLQVDGSSLTNYFAPAEIDQLYLNFSDPWPKKRHEKRRLTYKSFLDTYKEILPENGEIHFKTDNRGLFEYSLASFSQYGMVLKQVWLDLHADGLEGNVMTEYEEKFSNKGQVIYRVEARF
- a CDS encoding ABC transporter ATP-binding protein, whose protein sequence is MLEVKNVTGGYVNIPVLKDVSFSVKDGELVGLIGLNGAGKSTTIKEIIGLLTPYQGQILIDGQGLAQAPEIYRKKIGFIPETPSLYEELTLKEHLEVVAMAYDLPWEAAWEIAERLLKIFRLNEKLDWYPVNFSKGMKQKVMIICAFLVEPSLLIVDEPFLGLDPVAIADLIALLEEEKVKGTSILMSTHVLDSAEKMCDSFVILHQGQVRAIGNLADLQSQFGMEGSSLNDIYLALTQEGAVG
- a CDS encoding ABC transporter permease codes for the protein MKALFQKRRRGFLGRCSKYLRYVLNDHFVLVLMVFLGFLSLQYRQLLIAFPENTWPLILIVLAISFLILFSGRMATYLEEADQIFLLTREKEVLEEFEAASRRSFVLWSGLQVLLQLLLLPIYLKLGLEIWMVVVYIVVLLVAKYFLVKYQLATYQQQGVLNWSTAIQDEQKRKQTILRFFALFTTVKGISATVKPRRYLDGILRLLHSRQTWFYLYLRAFLRAGDYFGLSLRLFLLILLSLVAIDEAWLSLGLVLVFHYLLLFQLLGLYKHYDYQYLTQLYPLDKKRKMKDFQHLLRVILYGLLVVETVVAQLFIQEKIMVAILPIVCIFLHEVYLPIKLKKID
- a CDS encoding GNAT family N-acetyltransferase, which gives rise to MTEKEVYFSEAEPADAVAFIDFMNQVARESDYLVMDESGFRFSPEEMERIFEAGIENPSELCLLAKVGSEVIGAISVKSSKQFRISHIGNIFIAIKKDYWGHGLGTILLDEVIEWAQEMDLLKRLELTVQVRNQAAVHLYQKMGFVIEGTQVRGARTDEGEWLDLYYMGRLIGE